In Gadus morhua chromosome 2, gadMor3.0, whole genome shotgun sequence, a single window of DNA contains:
- the LOC115531092 gene encoding choline transporter-like protein 2 isoform X6 has protein sequence MKCASPMVLLEFQCPTTQMCVAKCPDKFMTLVKARLIPSEFEYYKQFCKEGVTNQMSVPDILKGGLCPAMLTPSKSFTRRCFPALAGKDGSITVGNSSGFDDGTGTIREAKDLVDGVKNATVVMEARQVVMKVFEDYTHSWYWILLGLVIAMLTSLLFIVLLRFLAGIMVWVMIVMVILVIGYGIFHCYMEYAALKGAAGSNVTLQDLGFQTDITVYLQIRQTWLAFMIILAIVEVVIILILIFLRKRILIAIALIKEASRAIGHVMSSLFYPLFTFLLLAMVIAYWAVTAVFLSTSNEPVYKVFNETECMHSRMNCEPANFSTSAMKADCQDSECLFAFYGGETAYHKYLIGLQFYNVFLFFWCANFVTALGQMTLAGAFSSYYWAFVKPDDMPAFPVFAALGRSLRYHTGTLAFGSLILSIVQIIRVLLEYIDHKLKGAHNKCTRFLLCCLKCCFWCLEKFVKFLNRNAYIMVAIYGKNFCTSAKDAFFLLMRNMIRVAVLDKVTDFLLFLGKLLIVGIVGIFAFFFFSGRVKAFEDTAPHLHYYWVPILTVVVGSYLIAHGFFSVYAMCVDTLFLCFCEDLERNDGSAERPYLMSSTLHDILWEDKEPPESQGAEEEGDPPPSEAQI, from the exons ATGAAGTGTGCCAGTCCCATGGTGCTGCTGGAGTTCCAGTGTCCCACGACGCAG ATGTGTGTGGCGAAGTGTCCTGATAAGTTCATGACGCTGGTGAAGGCTCGCCTCATCCCCTCTGAGTTTGAGTACTACAAGCAGTTCTGCAAGGAGGGGGTGACCAACCAAATG agTGTTCCTGATATCCTGAAGGGAGGTCTATGCCCGGCCATGTTAACCCCCAGCAAGTCCT tcactAGGCGGTGTTTCCCTGCCCTGGCTGGGAAGGACGGCTCCATCACGGTGGGGAACAGCTCCGGGTTCGACGACGGGACCGGGACCATAAGGGAGGCCAAGGACCTGGTGGATGGGGTCAA GAACGCCACGGTGGTGATGGAGGCACGGCAGGTGGTCATGAAGGTGTTTGAGGACTACACCCACTCCTGGTACTGGATCCTGCT TGGTCTGGTGATCGCCATGCTCACCAGCCTCCTCTTCATCGTCCTCCTGCGCTTCCTGGCGGGCATTATGGTCTGGGTGATGATCGTCATGGTGATCCTGGTCATCGGCTACG GTATCTTCCACTGCTACATGGAGTACGCGGCACTGAAGGGGGCGGCGGGCTCTAACGTCACCCTGCAGGACCTGGGCTTCCAGACAGACATCACCGTGTACCTGCAGATCAGACAGACATGGCTGGCCTTCA tgaTCATCCTGGCCATCGTGGAGGtggtcatcatcctcatcctcatcttcctcaggAAGAGGATCCTGATCGCCATCGCCCTGATCAAGGAGGCCAGCAG AGCCATCGGTCACGTGATGTCGTCCCTCTTCTACCCCTTGTTCACCTTCCTGCTGCTGGCCATGGTGATCGCCTACTGGGCCGTCACCGCTGT TTTCCTGTCCACCTCCAATGAGCCGGTGTACAAGGTGTTCAACGAGACGGAATGCATGCACTCCAGGATGAACTGTGAACCTGCC AACTTCTCCACCAGCGCCATGAAGGCGGACTGCCAGGACTCGGAGTGCCTGTTTGCGTTCTATGGCGGTGAGACGGCGTACCACAAGTACCTGATCGGCCTGCAGTTCTACAacgtcttcctcttcttctggtgCGCCAACTTCGTGACGGCGTTGGGCCAGATGACGCTGGCCGGGGCCTTCTCCTCCTACTACTGGGCCTTCGTCAAGCCCGACGACATGCCCGCCTTCCCCGTGTTCGCCGCACTCGGCCGTTCCCTCAG gtaTCACACAGGTACTCTGGCGTTCGGCTCGCTGATCCTCTCCATCGTCCAGATCATCAGAGTCCTGCTGGAGTACATTGACCACAAACTCAAAG GAGCACACAACAAGTGCACCCGCTTCCTGCTCTGCTGCCTCAAGTGCTGCTTCTGGTGTCTGGAGAAGTTCGTCAAGTTCCTCAACAGGAACGCCTACATCATG GTGGCGATCTACGGTAAAAACTTCTGCACCTCAGCCAAAGACGCCTTCTTCCTGCTGATGAGGAACATGATCAG GGTCGCTGTTCTGGACAAGGTGACGGACTTCCTGCTGTTCCTGGGCAAGCTGCTGATCGTGGGGATAGTGG GGATCTttgccttcttcttcttctccggcCGTGTGAAGGCGTTCGAAGACACCGCGCCCCACCTGCACTACTACTGGGTGCCCATCCTG acggtggtggtgggctcCTACCTCATCGCCCACGGGTTCTTCAGCGTCTACGCCATGTGTGTGGACACCCTGTTCCTCTGCTTCT GCGAGGACCTGGAGCGTAACGACGGCTCGGCGGAGCGGCCGTACCTCATGTCCTCCACGCTCCACGACATCCTGTGGGAGGACAAGGAGCCGCCGGAGAGCCaaggggcggaggaggagggggaccccCCGCCCAGTGAAGCACAGATCTAA